The Intrasporangium calvum DSM 43043 sequence GCTCGAGGTTGGTGGTCCGGGCCGCGCCTCGGCGAAGCAGCTCGAGCTGGATCTCGCCGACGCCGCCCCCGATCTCGAGGATGCTGGCTCCGGCCATCCCTTGGGCGACGAGCCAGTCGACCACCCGTCGCGACGGCCGATCGAGGCCGCGCTTCCGGTAGCGCTTCGCGACATGATGGGCAAAGCGCGGCCCGAAGACCCGGTCGCAACCCCTGGCGTCACAGCAGCCGGCCATGGTTCGAGGATAGGCCCGAGGACGGGCCCCCGGGCCATGGCCGGCTGTCGGACGTGCGGCGAGGCCTCAGGCGGGACGCGGGCCCGTGACGACGGGTCGACCCGACTGGGCCCACGCAGACGTCCCACCGTCGACGGAGCGGGCGTCCACACCCGCCCGCCGCAGGAAGTCGGCCATCGCCTGGCTCCGGTTCCCCGTGGCGCAGATGACGTAGGTGGTCCGGTTCCGGTCGAGCTCGTGCACTCGCGAGGGCAGCTGTCCCATGGGCATGAGGACGGCGCCGGGCACGTGGCCGCCGACGTACTCCATGGGCTCTCGGACGTCGACCACCGGGGCGCCGTCGGCGTGGGCGGCGGCGAGCTCGGTGATGGTGGCGTTCGGCATGCGTCAGGTCCTTCGGGTCGATGGCGTGGATACCCCCAGGGGTATGGTCGAGGAGGCCAACGCTACGCGACGCCGGTCCATTCCCCGCTCAGCCCATCCGGGACGGTCGGCTGCGCGCGGAGCGAGCCCAGCGGCATACGGACCACGTCGTCGGCGTATGCCGCTGGGCCGGCTCACGCAGCCCGGCTCAGCGGGAGCGGCGCCCCAGCCGGCGCGCGAGGCGGTAGGCGGGCTCGCGCAGCGCGGTGACCCAGGTGGGCGGAGCCGTGCCCTCCAGCCTGCGGACGAGGGGGTCGAAGCGCGGGGACGCCCCGGGAACCTCGTCACCGAGCTCGACGATGCCGACCGGGGACCACGAGCCCCCGTCGAGTCCGACGCTGAGCTCGAACTGCCGCGGCGGGCCCATCCGGTCGTCGCCGATCGGCTGGATCAGCAGGAGCAGCGACGAAGCGCCCGCGTGAACCGGGAGCAGGGTCGTCATCGGCTCACTGATCGGCTGTCGCGACAGGCGCAGCAGGTGACGGCCGACCCGTCCGGTGCCCGTGCTGGCGAACAGCAGGTCCGCGGGCCCGCAGCCGGGGCCGGCTCGGTCGACGCGCAGCGCGAACCCGCCGATGTCCCACCAGCCGTCGGGCAGGCTCATGGCCCGTGAGAGCCGCACGAGGCACGGGTGCTGGCCGCGCTCGGAGAGGAGGCGCACCCCAGGGCCCGTCGTGGGCGCGTCGATCCGCAGGGTGGCCCGGTAGGTCCGGCCCGCGGCGTGCAGCGGCTTGCCTCTCGTGACGGCGGCCACCACGCCGAGGGCACCCGCGAGCGCCCGCCCCGCGGCCTCGGCGCCCGCGGTCAGTGTCGTCGTCGTCATGCCTGCCACATACCCCGTAGGGCTCACCCGGTCACGCAGCCCTGCCTCGTGGCGTGCCCCACATCCGAGCAGCCCCGTTCGCAGCTATCCCCCCGGGGGGTTATTGTTCGAGGCGAACCCGCTGGTTCGCAGACCCGTCAGGAGGGGCGCAGGATGCAGCTCGACGCAGGATCGATGACCGCGATCCGCAACCGCACCAAACGCGCTCACGGCCACCTCGGCAAGGTCATCTCGATGATGGAGGAGGACGCCGAGTGCCAGGACATCGCCCTCCAGCTCTCGGCCGTCATCAAGGCCCTCCAACGTGCGGGTGTCGTGCTCATGACCGACGGGATGAAGGCGTGCTTCGAGTCAGGGCAGGGGCCCGACGACGCGGAGCTGCAGCAGTTGCAGAAGCTGTTTCTCAGCCTGGCTTGAGCCCGGCACCTCACGAAAGGCACATCATGACCGACACCGTTGCCCCGCAGACGAACCACCCGCACGGGAAGCAGGTCCTCCAGGACGTCGCTCCCCTGAGCCGGTCCCTGCGCCAGGCCATCCCCGACGTCTATGCGGGCTTCAGCGAGCTGCACAAGGCCGCGCTCGCACCCGGAGCCCTCGACACGAAGACCAAGGAGCTCATCGCCCTGGCCATCGCGGTGGCCGAGGAGTGCGACGGGTGCATCGCCTCGCACGCCCGCGGCGCCGCCCGGGCCGGCGCGAACCGGCAGGAGGTCGCCGAGGCGATCGGTGTCACGATCCTCATGACGGGCGGCCCCGGCACGGTCTACGGTCCCCGCGCCTACGCCGCCTTCGAGGACTTCGTCGAGGGCTGAGCCTCACCACCCGGCTCCCCCGCCGGTCCGGCTGTCTGGAGCGGCTGCCGTGGCAGTCGGAACCGGGGATCCGGTGCTGCCTCCGTCCCGATCGAACGATGAACCGGGGACAGAGGAACCATGTCGATCACGCCGGAGCAACCCTCCTCGCGGACCCCCGAGGCCGGTTGGTACTCGGACCCCGAGGGCAAACCGATGTCACGCTCCTGGGACGGCTCCAGCTGGACGGACCAGGTCGCTCCGCTCGGCACGTCGGCAGCGGGCCAGCCCGGGGCCGCCCATACGGTCGACGCCGCGGGCCAGCCGGTGAGCCCGGGCTCGCTGCTCCTCAACTGGTGACCGGGCAGACCGCGCAGGACGGACGGCAGGGACTCGTTAGGGGGCGGCCGACCCGGGGTAGGCGCCCTCTGTTCACACCCACCAGGGAAGGAGCTGAGCATGACGGCCTACAACTGGGATCCGTGGAACTACCGCGAGAACGTCTACAGCGCACGTGATGGTGATGTCATGGGCGACGTCGTCGAGGACGCGACCGGCCGGCAGCACGACCTCGTCGGCTTCCGCGTCGAGGCGACGGACGGCTCGATCGGCAAGGTCGACTCGGCGACGGACGAGGTCGGGGCGAGCCACCTCGTCGTCGACACCGGGCCGTGGATCTTCGGCCGCAAGGTGATGCTGCCCGCCGGCACCATCGAGCGAGTCGACTGGGACGACCAGGCGGTCTACGTGGACCGCACCAAGGACGAGATCAAGGACTCGCCGGAGCTCGGCGAGACCGGTTGGGACGACCCGGACTACCGGGACCGTCTCGGCGGGTACTACGGCGACTACTACGGACCACGAGTCTGAGTCGCCTCGGGAGACGGACGGGCGGTGCGTCGGCCAGGGCCGGCGCACCGCCCATTTCCCGAGCCGGGTCAGCGGGCGACGTAGCCGCCGTCGATGTAGAGCTCGAGACCGGTGACGAACTTCGCGTCGTCACTCGCCAGGTATACGCCGAACCCGGCGGGGTCCGATGCACGAGTGGGCGGGATCCGCAGAACCCCGCCCAGCGGCCTACGACACTGACCCGCCCAGCGGGTCAGTGGTACCCACTGACTCACCCAGCGGGTCAGTGTCGTAGCGACCCGAGGGTGGGGTGACCGGTCGGGTCGAGGCACAATCGGGGGATGAGCCAGCCGAGCAGCGAGGACCGGTTCGTCAACCCCACCGTGGGCAAGAAGTTCTGGATCAAGCACACCTACGACCTCCTCGTCGAGACCGCCTCCCGGTACAACGCGGTCATCACCTACGGCACGCTGGCCGAGGAGGTGCAACGCCGTTCCGGGCTGCACACCAACGCTCAGACGCGGAGCTGGGTCAGCGACCTGCTCAAGATGGTCGCCCAGGCCAACCATCTGCGCGGTGAACCCGCGTTGGCCTCTCTCGTCGTCCACGCGAAGGACGGTCAAGTCGGCGCTGGGTTCGAGGAGGTGCTCCGCCTCGAGGGCCGGGCGGTGACGGACCCGCACGAGCGCGAGCACCGCGCCGCGGTCGCGCGTCTGGAGTGCTACCGCCGCTGGTCCGACGACGTTCCCGAGGACGCCGAGCCGACCACGACGATGTCCCGACGGGACAGCGCGCCTCGACAGGGCGGGGTGCCACACGTCGGCGCGCCCCGACAGGGCGGGGCAGGCACCGTCAGCCGTACGGCTCCGCGCCCGCGGTCGCAGGAGGAGCGGCGGGGCCGCATCTGCCCGACCTGCTTCATGGAGATGCCCGTGGCCGGCCCCTGCCCGAACTGCAGCTGACCAGCCGGTTTCAGTCGTCGCAGTCAGTCTTCGCGGCGAACGCCTGAGGCTGGTCCAGCACGTCCTGCAGCACCGCGATCGGCACCGCATAGCTGTTCCCGGGCCCGGTCGAGGCATAGATGACCCCGACCAGCTCGCCCGTGATGTCGACGAGGGGACTGCCCGAGCTGCCGTGCTCGACCGGTGCGGAGTTGAGCAGCATGGGCAGCGTGGACTTCGCGACGGGGTCGGGTCGGTAGCCGAGCACCCGTCCGTCCGTCGTCGTCAGCGGCCCACCGAGGGGGTACCCGATGGCGGTCACCGTCTGACCCACCTCGGGGTTGCCGGGGGCGAGGGTGATCCAGGCAGGGAGGCGCTCGACGGTCCGGACGATTGCCAGGTCCGCCATGGTCGCCGCGCCGGAGGTCCGGACGTCGATGTCCCTCCCGTCGAAGGTGCTCACCTCCAGGGTCGTCGCGCCGGCCACGACGTGCCGGTTCGTCACGAGCAGGTGGTCGCCGATGGCGAAGCCGGACCCGGTCCGCACTCCTCCGCACCCGATGTTGCGGATGCGCAGCGCCGCCCGCTCCAGCTCAGTGAAACCCTCGAGCGTCGGCGCCGCAGCCTCGAGGTCCAGCGGCATCGACCGGGTGACCGCCTGCACGGTCGCGACGCGCGGCTCGGGCGGCGCGACCGGCGCGAGGTCGGCGCAGGCGCTGACGGTCGAGATGAGGCAGGCGGTCGTCACGACGGCGCGCAGGAGCCGCGGCACGTCAGTCCCCCTCCAGCCAGGTGACGAAGGCGTCGCTTGCCGCCTGGGCCTGGTCACACCCGCGGTTGATCTCCTCGGCGACACCGAGGACGACGGAGATGTCGTAGCTGTCGATGTCGATGAGGTAGTCCTGCAGCTCCTGCAGACCCGCGACGCACTGGTCGAGCTGCACGGCGACGTTGCGCGACCGGTCCACGGCGGACCCGAGGACTCCGACGGTGTCCGCGGCCCTCGCCTTCTCGTCGGCCAGGTCGCGGATCCGCTTCGCCGCGTCGTTGTACTCCTCGGTGACCTCGCCGAGCGCTGACTTGGTCCCCGCGAGCGCTGTCTGCGACGCGTCGAGCAGTCCCTGCACCTGACGACGCTGGGCCGTCATGTCGGCGAGCTCGGCCGAGACCTGCTCGGCCCTGACCTGCCACTGCCGGGCCGCGTTGTTGGAGTAGACGTATGCCGCTGAGCTCGCTCCCAGCGCAAGGACGAGCAGGCTGGTGGTCACGATCCAGGCGGTCCGGGCGCGGTCCCGCCGGCGAGGCGGCGTCACCACGTACGGCGGGACGAAGATCTCGTTGGGGTCCCCCATACCGGCCATCGTGGACCAGTTCGACGGCTCCGGCACCTGATTCGGTTGGACGGGTCCATCTCTTCGTCGCCCGGCGCACACAGGGCAGACTGTGGCTGTGCCGGATGACTTCCTCGTGGCCGCCAACCCGGAGGAGGGCAGCTCCTTGCCCTACCTCATCCGGATCCCGCTCGGCCCGGACGGGATCGTCCTCAAGGCGAGGGAAACCTGGCCGCGGACGAGCAAGGTCTACTGCCATCGCGCCGAGGGGTGGCCGGTCGACGCGCAGGTCGTCGAGCGGGTCCCGACCCGGGTCTGCGCGAGCCGGGGCGCCGCGATCGACCTCGTCCTCGACCGCGGACGGGAGAACCGGTCGCAGTTCGTCCTGTCCCGAGCCAAGGGGCGGCAGGTGATCTTCTGGCAGACGCCGCGGACGGCAAAGCAGGCCAGACCGAACGTCCGGATCCCCACGGCGCGCCCGCGACCCGGTGAGTCGGACGCTCCCGGCACCGGGCCCGTGCCGCCGCTGGAGCTCGAGATCCTCGTCGACAGCCATGAGCGGTACGGCTGGAAGTTCACCCGCCAACAGGCCACGACCCGCAAGAAGCCCCTGGCCATCGGGGACTACGCGGTCGAGCTCGACGGCCGCGTCGTGGCTGCCGTCGAACGCAAGTCCCTCCAGGACCTGTCGTCGAGCCTGCTGAACGGGAAGCTCAGGTACGCGCTCGCCGAGCTCAGCGGCATCCGGCATGGGGCAGTGGTCGTCGAGGACAGGTACTCCCGCGTCTTCGCGCTCGAGCACGTGCGTCCGGCAGTGGTCGCGGACGCCATCGCGGAGAGCCAGGCCCGCTACCCCACCGTGCCGATCATCTTCTGCGAGACCCGGGCCCTCGCGCAGGAGTGGACCTTCCGCTTCCTGGCAGCCGCACTTCACGAGGCGCGGCTCGAGGTCGGCGCCTGGCCGCACCTGGATGCCCTCGAGGCAGCGGGGCCCGTGCCGCCGCGCGAGCCGACGACGGCCGAGGTCCGGGCCTGGGCCGCCGCGGCGGGACTGCCGGTCAGTGACCGGGGGCGGCTCCGGCCCGAGATCTGGGAGGCCTACCGCGGGTCGGGTCGTTGACCGCGGTGGGTCTGGCTCCTCAGGGGACCCCCGGCAGCGACCACAGCTGCCCGGTCGAGCTGTCGATCAGGGCTGCTCGCTCGACCGTCCCCGTCAAGGGGAGGACGTCGGCGACCTCCTTGACGACGATGGCGAGCGCCGGACCAGCGGCCCGGGTCGCGACCGACACGTGGGGCACCCAGCGGCCGGGCAGGTAGTGCCGATGCAGCATCGCGCCCGCAGCGACGACGACCCCCGCCACCGTCTCCTGGCGCGTCGCGACGTCGGCCGGGACCGCCGGAGCGAGCGCCGCTCGGCCACGCGGGAACGCGACCGTCCCCTGGAAGCTCACGTCGAAGCCGCCCTTGTCCGGCAGGTCGCCGAGCGCCGTCCGGACGCCGGCGAGGTCCCACTCGAGCAACACCGCATAGGAGAGGTGCGGGTGGTGCCGACCATGGGTGTGCGACTCAAGCGTGCGGATCCCCTTGCCTTCCAGACGCGCCCACAGCTCCCGGATGAGCCGTTCGGTCCGCCGGTCGAAGAGGAGGCACACTGCGAGAGCCACCCCCACAGCCTGCGACATCGGGCCGGGCGGCGGAAGACCGCGCGCTCGACCCGTCGTGGGGGACACTGGGCCCGGAAGGTGATGAACGGGAGGAGGCGATGGGTGAACCGCCACTGGAAGCTGCCCCTCGGCGTCCTCCTGATCCTCATCGGCGGCCTGTGGATCGCTTCAGGGTCTCGGCTACGTCGGCGGCAGCATGATGACCCGCGTGGTCCTGTGGGCTGTCGTCGGTCCGGTCGTCGCCCTCGTCGGTCTGCTCTTCGTGCTCCGGTCGCGGAACCCGCCAGACTGACCGGGGGTCAGCCCTCGGCGAGGCATCTCGTCTCGCATGGTCGTGACCACTCCGATACCTCTGGAGGGCGGATCCGCTGCATGATGGGCCTGTACTCGTCGGTAGGTCGCAAAGGAGCCCTCATGACCAATCTCGCCACGAACCTCGTCGCCACCGCCACGAGGCTGCCCGACAAGGTCGGCATCAAGCTGGACCAGGCCGAGGTCACCTGGAGCCAGCTGCACGGCGCAGCGGCGAAGGTCGCCGGCCAGCTGCGCGAGGCCGGTCTCGAGCCCGGGGACCGCGTCTCGCTCATCCTGCCCAACGTGCCCGCGTACCCGGTCCTCTTCTACGGCACGCTCCTCGCGGGGGGCATCGTCGTGCCGATGAACCCGCTCCTCAAGAGCGGCGAGATCGCGTACTACTTCCAGGACGCCGGCACGAGCTTCTCTTTCGTCTGGCCGGACTTCGCCGAGGAGGCGCGCAAGGGCGCCCAGATCGCCGCGGGCGAGGGCGTCACCACGCAGGTCATCGAGTGCACCGCGATGGGACCGGCCGCGGGCGCCCTGCCGGACGCCGACCCGCTGCCCGAGCCGGTGGAGCGCGCTGACGACGACACCGCGGTGATCCTCTACACCTCCGGGACGACGGGCAAGCCCAAGGGCGCCGAGCTGACCCACTTCAACCTGCACCGGAACGCGGCCCGCTCCTCGGACGACGTCATGGTGATGACCGAGGACGACGTCATCATGGGCTGCCTGCCCCTCTTCCACGTCTTCGGGCTGACCTGTGGCCTCAACACGAGCGTCCTCCGCGGGTGCACCCTGACGCTGATCCCCCGCTTCGACCCGGCCAAGGCGCTCGAGGTCGTGGGCCGGGACCACGTCACGATCTTCCAGGGCGTCCCGACGATGTACGCCGCGATGCTGAACCATCCCGACGCCGACGCGGCGGAGACGTCGAGCCTGCGCACCTGCGTCTCCGGGGGGTCCGCCCTGCCAGAGGCCGTGATGCGCAACTTCGAGCAGAAGTTCGACGCTCAGATCCTCGAGGGCTACGGCCTGTCCGAGACCTCCCCCGTCGCGTCCTTCAACATGCCCGACCGGCCGACGAAGCCGGGCACGATCGGCCGGGCGATCCCCGGCTGTGAGATGAAGCTGGTCAACCTCGACGGCACCGACACGGCTCCGGGGGAGATCGGCGAGATCGCGATTCGCGGCGAGAACGTCATGAAGGGCTACTGGGGCAAGCCGGAGGCGACGGCCGAGGCGATCCCCGACGGCTGGTTCCGCACCGGTGACCTCGCGACGGTCGACGAGGACGGCTACTTCACCATCGTCGACCGGAAGAAGGACATGATCATCCGCGGCGGCATGAACGTCTACCCCCGCGAGGTCGAGGAGGTGCTCTACACGCACCCGGATGTCCTCGAGGCCGCCGTCGTCGGGATCCCGGACGACGTGATGGGTGAGGAGATCGGTGCCGCCGTCGCGCTGAAGCCGGGCTCGGAGACGACGCTCGACGAGGTCCAGGAGTACGTCAAGGAGCGGATCGCCGCCTACAAGTACCCCCGTCGGCTCTGGAGGCTCGACGAGCTGCCGAAGGGCCCCACCGGCAAGATCCTGCGCCGCGAGGTACGCCCGCCGGCCTGATCGTCCGGCCCACCACGAGAGGCCGCATCCCTCCGCGGGGATGCGGCCTCTCCCATCCCCGCCGTATGCCGCCGGGCTCGCTCCCGCGGGACCGTCCAGCTCCCCTCCGGCCGGGTCGCGGGTGGGTTAGCACCTGTGGACGCCGGGGTAGGGGGCGAGGCATGTGAAGCCCCGAGCAGTGCGGGCTCAGAGCATCGTTCTGCGACGCGGTGAACGGCTGCGTCGTGACCCCCGAAGAGGAGCACACATGTCCCAGTTCAGCGACGGACCGTCGTCCGGGAGCCTGCAGGACGCAGGCCCTTCCCAGACGTATCCCACCGACCCGGGCCCCAGCGGCTCGACGAGCGCGACGAGCTCGTCGGGCACGAACCCCACGAGCAGTAACCCGACCGGCAGCAGGACGGAGGCGGCCAAGGAGGCCGGCCGGGAGACGGCCCACGTGGCCAAGGGCGAGGCGAAGCACGTCGCCGAGACGGCGAAGCAGGAGCTCGGCAACGTCACGTCGACCGCCACCGACCAGATGCGCCGCCTGATGGACCAGTCCCGGTCCGAGCTGACCGAGCAGGCCCGTTCGCAGCAGCAGCGGCTCACGACCAACCTCCGCAGCCTGACCGAGGAGCTCGACTCCATGGCCGGCACCGGACAACCAGGCGTCGCGCACGACCTGGTTCGAACGGTGTCCCAGCAGGCCCGGGCACTCGGCGACTGGCTCGACGGCAACGAGCCCGGGGCCGTCCTCGACGAGATGAAGCGGTTTGCCCGGCGCAAGCCCGGCACGTTCCTCGCCGTCGCCGCCGGGCTGGGCCTCCTGTCGGGACGCATGACGCGCGGCCTCGCCGCCACGTCCCAGGACGAGAGCGCCCCGGCGACCGGTGCCTCCCGCGCGGCGTCGGGCTACCCGGCCTACGGCACGCCGTCCTACCAGGCTGCATCCGGCACGCCGGGTGCCTACGCGGGACGGACCGAGCCGGTCATGGACGGCCCGCTCGCCACCACCGGCACGACGGCGACCCTTCCCACGGCGCCGACCGGTGCAACGAACCCGACCGGCACTGCCGCCTCCGGCACCGCCGCCCACTCGGGAACCCTCGGCGCCGAAACCCTCGACGCAGAAGACCTCCGCGCCGACGAGACGGCGCGCGGCGAGTGGATCGATGGGGGTGACGCCCGATGATCGACGCTCCCGGCTCACGTGGGGTGCCGCCGCCGCGCGAGACGACCGACACCCTGCCGGGTGAGCCGTTGAGCTCGCTCGGGGACGTGGTGGCCGACATCGCCAAGGACCTGTCCACCCTCGTCCGCCAGGAGACGGAGCTCGCCAAGGCCGAGCTGCGCGACTCGGCGAGACGAGCGGGCAAGGGATCCGGCCTGTTGGGCGGCGCTGGACTGGCCGGCTGGTTCGTCCTGTTCTTCCTCTCGGTCGCCCTGTGGTGGGCCATCGGGAGTGCCCTCGGTCTCGGCTGGTCGGCGCTCATCGTCGCCGTCCTCTGGGGCATCGTCGCCGCGGTCCTCTACTCGCTGGGCCGTGGAGAGCTCAAGCGGGTGCAGGGCCTCCCGAAGACGACCGAGACCGCCAAGCAGATTCCTGACGCCATGAAGGGGAACGCATCATGACCGACTACGAGACCGAGCGGCTGCGCACCGAGGTGGAGCGCACCCGTCAGGACCTGAGTGACAACGTCAACCGGCTCGGCACGACCGTGTCTCCGAGCACCATCGCCGAGCGACAGAAGGCCAAGATGAGCCAGAAGGTGTCGACCTGGCGTGAGCGGCTCATGGGAGCCGCGGAGGACGCCAAGCACTCCACGATGGGCACCGCCCATGGGGTGACGGACACCGGCCACACGGCCGTCGAGAACGTCCAGGAGATGGGCCACGACATGAGGCTCAAGGCCCGGCAGCAGGCCCAGGGCAACCCGCTCGCTGCGGGGGTGGTCGCGTTGGCCGCGGGCTGGTTGGTGGGGTCGGTGCTGCCGGCCTCCGAGAAGGAGAAGCAGGCGGCTACCGCCGTCAAGGAGCAGGCCCAGCCGTTCGTGGAGCAGGCCACCGCCGAGGTGAAGGCGGCCGGAAGCGAGATGGCCGAGCACCTCAAGCAGCCGGCCCAGGAGGCCGTCGAGGAGGTCAGGACCGCGGCGGCCGACTCCGCCCAGGAGATCAAGAGCCAGACGCAGGGCGCTGCTGACTCCGTCCGGACCGAGGCCGAGTACCAGGCGCGCGACGTCAACAGCTGACCCACGTCGCGTCTTGCGAGCGCGGTCCCGGTCGGGGGGCCTCAGGGCCTCCGACGACCGAGGCCGCGCTCGCGTATCTCGTCCACCGTCCGAACGCCGCTGAGGGCCATGGTGAGGTCGAGCTCGGCCAGCAGGTGCTCCAGGACGGCTCGGGCGCCGGCCCCGCCTTGCAGGGCCAGGCCATGCACCCACGGTCGCCCGACCAGCACGGCATCGGCGCCGAGCGCGAGGGCCTTGTAGATGTCGGAGCCGCTGCGGATCCCGCTGTCGAAGAGGACCGGCACCCGCCCGGCTGCCCGTTCCACGATGGGCGGAAGCGCGTGGAGGGAGGCGATCGCACCGTCGACCTGGCGGCCACCGTGGTTGGACACGACGATGCCGTCCACCCCGATCTCGACCGCCCGAACCGCGTCCTCAGCGGCTTGGATTCCCTTGAGCAGGATCGGCAACCGGGTCCGGTCCCGGAGCCGGCCGAGGTCGCTCCACGTGAGTGAGGGCCGGGAGAAGACCTCGAGGAACGTCTCGACAGCGGCACGCGGCAGCGGTGAGCGGAGGTTGGACCGGACCGGACCGGGCCAGTGCCTGGCCATCGACAGGGCGGCGGCG is a genomic window containing:
- a CDS encoding rhodanese-like domain-containing protein produces the protein MPNATITELAAAHADGAPVVDVREPMEYVGGHVPGAVLMPMGQLPSRVHELDRNRTTYVICATGNRSQAMADFLRRAGVDARSVDGGTSAWAQSGRPVVTGPRPA
- a CDS encoding metal-sensitive transcriptional regulator, with the translated sequence MQLDAGSMTAIRNRTKRAHGHLGKVISMMEEDAECQDIALQLSAVIKALQRAGVVLMTDGMKACFESGQGPDDAELQQLQKLFLSLA
- a CDS encoding carboxymuconolactone decarboxylase family protein, translating into MTDTVAPQTNHPHGKQVLQDVAPLSRSLRQAIPDVYAGFSELHKAALAPGALDTKTKELIALAIAVAEECDGCIASHARGAARAGANRQEVAEAIGVTILMTGGPGTVYGPRAYAAFEDFVEG
- a CDS encoding DUF2510 domain-containing protein, which codes for MSITPEQPSSRTPEAGWYSDPEGKPMSRSWDGSSWTDQVAPLGTSAAGQPGAAHTVDAAGQPVSPGSLLLNW
- a CDS encoding S1C family serine protease is translated as MPRLLRAVVTTACLISTVSACADLAPVAPPEPRVATVQAVTRSMPLDLEAAAPTLEGFTELERAALRIRNIGCGGVRTGSGFAIGDHLLVTNRHVVAGATTLEVSTFDGRDIDVRTSGAATMADLAIVRTVERLPAWITLAPGNPEVGQTVTAIGYPLGGPLTTTDGRVLGYRPDPVAKSTLPMLLNSAPVEHGSSGSPLVDITGELVGVIYASTGPGNSYAVPIAVLQDVLDQPQAFAAKTDCDD
- a CDS encoding ERCC4 domain-containing protein, giving the protein MPDDFLVAANPEEGSSLPYLIRIPLGPDGIVLKARETWPRTSKVYCHRAEGWPVDAQVVERVPTRVCASRGAAIDLVLDRGRENRSQFVLSRAKGRQVIFWQTPRTAKQARPNVRIPTARPRPGESDAPGTGPVPPLELEILVDSHERYGWKFTRQQATTRKKPLAIGDYAVELDGRVVAAVERKSLQDLSSSLLNGKLRYALAELSGIRHGAVVVEDRYSRVFALEHVRPAVVADAIAESQARYPTVPIIFCETRALAQEWTFRFLAAALHEARLEVGAWPHLDALEAAGPVPPREPTTAEVRAWAAAAGLPVSDRGRLRPEIWEAYRGSGR
- a CDS encoding 2'-5' RNA ligase family protein; this translates as MALAVCLLFDRRTERLIRELWARLEGKGIRTLESHTHGRHHPHLSYAVLLEWDLAGVRTALGDLPDKGGFDVSFQGTVAFPRGRAALAPAVPADVATRQETVAGVVVAAGAMLHRHYLPGRWVPHVSVATRAAGPALAIVVKEVADVLPLTGTVERAALIDSSTGQLWSLPGVP
- a CDS encoding long-chain-fatty-acid--CoA ligase gives rise to the protein MTNLATNLVATATRLPDKVGIKLDQAEVTWSQLHGAAAKVAGQLREAGLEPGDRVSLILPNVPAYPVLFYGTLLAGGIVVPMNPLLKSGEIAYYFQDAGTSFSFVWPDFAEEARKGAQIAAGEGVTTQVIECTAMGPAAGALPDADPLPEPVERADDDTAVILYTSGTTGKPKGAELTHFNLHRNAARSSDDVMVMTEDDVIMGCLPLFHVFGLTCGLNTSVLRGCTLTLIPRFDPAKALEVVGRDHVTIFQGVPTMYAAMLNHPDADAAETSSLRTCVSGGSALPEAVMRNFEQKFDAQILEGYGLSETSPVASFNMPDRPTKPGTIGRAIPGCEMKLVNLDGTDTAPGEIGEIAIRGENVMKGYWGKPEATAEAIPDGWFRTGDLATVDEDGYFTIVDRKKDMIIRGGMNVYPREVEEVLYTHPDVLEAAVVGIPDDVMGEEIGAAVALKPGSETTLDEVQEYVKERIAAYKYPRRLWRLDELPKGPTGKILRREVRPPA
- a CDS encoding phage holin family protein, which codes for MIDAPGSRGVPPPRETTDTLPGEPLSSLGDVVADIAKDLSTLVRQETELAKAELRDSARRAGKGSGLLGGAGLAGWFVLFFLSVALWWAIGSALGLGWSALIVAVLWGIVAAVLYSLGRGELKRVQGLPKTTETAKQIPDAMKGNAS
- a CDS encoding DUF3618 domain-containing protein, with amino-acid sequence MTDYETERLRTEVERTRQDLSDNVNRLGTTVSPSTIAERQKAKMSQKVSTWRERLMGAAEDAKHSTMGTAHGVTDTGHTAVENVQEMGHDMRLKARQQAQGNPLAAGVVALAAGWLVGSVLPASEKEKQAATAVKEQAQPFVEQATAEVKAAGSEMAEHLKQPAQEAVEEVRTAAADSAQEIKSQTQGAADSVRTEAEYQARDVNS